atgccattttaacaacaaaatggaaaatagcTACCTAGCTATTCTAAGTTATAATTGAAACTTGCAAATCATCAAAGATGATgcaattattttgtaaattttttagtACTCTGTACATCACCCGAAAAAGATTGCGTGagtaataatatacatttataattcacaaattatatgtttattgaataaaaatagCTTTGTATTCATCCAGCTAAATGGCTATTTACTACCTTATAATCAAGATAACGAAgtgttttatttacattaattttgaaTTAGATACTCTTTCTTGAGTCTCCCAGTTTTCAGAATTTTGGTAATtcactttttttggtattttttgaaaaagtgGGATGGGGTGAGGAATCTTGACTCTTCACAGTGAACACAGTAGTCCCgccttatctgcagtttcagttacctaaGATCAGCCACAGTCCAAAAATAGGTGTGTACAGTACAGTAAGGTATCTTGAGAGAGCGAGAGACACCAcactacatattttatattacatacatacatatattttttacatacattacatacatacataatatttttaaacaaattttttactttttattttttaaattttcatttattttagagacaggatctccttatattgcccaggctggtctcaaacttttgggctcaagtggtcctcctgcctcaaactcccaaagtgctaggattacagacatgagccacaacCCCTGgcaacttttattatagtatattgttttaattgttctattttattattagttatttttgtAATCTTTTACTGTgcttgatttataaattaaactctaTCATAGGTAGATAAATAcaggaaaaatacatattataaatagagtttggtactatctgctgttttaggcatccactgggggtcttgggaCATATGCCCCATGGATAAGGGGAACtagtgtttctgtttctttgcttggTTATCAGTTTTGCAGGTTATGACATAATACAGTACTGCTTTCTTTGGTAGCTGTTGCTGAATTTGTaaagtttacttattttttatcatttttaaagtttaaaaaagaagtatGAGGGGAAAAGTGGATAAAATGTGAAGGCATTTGGTGTTATGGAGGGATAGTGGTGAGCACTGTTAAGCAGTGATGAGGCAGGGAATGAGAAAGATGGATGCTTTGTAAACGAGTTTCTCTTCAGTCACAGTATTGACCAAATCCAGCTTTAGCTCCACAAGAAATTGAGCACTCTTTTGAAATAGCATAGGTCTGtctttgcatattttataaatcttCATTGGCTACGCTATTAGCCATAAAAGCTTCATTTAGCTACATATTCTATGAATcagatttttataatatttgtgcCTCAGAACTCAAGCTGGTTGAATCAAATTTTCTACAACTCAGAGAaggcaaaaatatacaaaacaatgaaAGAGAATACATCTTTATTTGCATGGAGGCAAATGTGAGTTTAACTTTCCTTCATAATCATCTATGAAATATTTCTGCCCATGGTGAAGACATAAATTTCTTAGCTGGGGCTCAGCAgagaaattgaaggaaaaaaagatgtcACCAGTACAGCTATGTGAAGATCAATCAGCAAACTTTAGAAATTTCCGCTTGACATTGAGCTAACAATGAAAGAAGGagcagaaaaaggagaaggaagaagaactCCACTGTCCACTTAAGGATATGAATAGCATTTTAGATCagtgaataaccagcagtgatattAGACTTTGAACTTTCTCGGTTCTGACATGGAAAGTGCCCTGTCGAGTATCCTCACTCTTGTAATAATTGCAGAATTCGTAATTGGGAATTTGAGCAATGGATTTATAGTACTGATAAACTGCATTGACTGGGTCAGTAAAAGACAGCTGTCCTCAGTTGATAAAATCCTCATTTTCTTGGCAATCTCCAGAATTGGGCTGATCTGGGAAATATTAGTAAGTTGGTTTTTAGCTCTGCATTATCTAGCCATATTTGTGTCTGGAACAGGGTTAAGAATTATGATTTTTAGCTGGGTAGTTTCTAATCACTTCAGTCTCTGGCTTGCTACAATCCTCAGCATCTTTTATTTGCTCAAAATAGCGAGTTTCTCTAGCCCTGCTTTTCTCTATTTGAAGTGGAGAGTAAACCAAGTGATTCTGATGATACTGCTGGGAACCTTggtcttcttatttttaaatctgatacaaataaacatacatattaaaGACTGGCTGGACCAATATGAAAGAAACACAATTTGGAATTTCAGTATGAGTGGCTTTCCAACATTTTCAGTGCCGGTCAAATTCACTATGACTATGTTCAGTCTAACACCATTTACTGTGGCCCTCATCTCTTTTCTCCTGTTAAGTTTCTCCTTGTGGAAACATCTCCAGAAAATGCAGCTCAATTACAAAGGACACAGAGACCCCAGGACCAAGGCCCACATAAATGCGTTGAAAAttgtgatctcattccttttactCTATGCCAGTTTCTTTCTATGTATTCTCATATCATGGATTTCTGAGCTGTATCAGAATACACTGATCCACATGCTTTGTCAGACGATTGGAGTCTTCTATCCTTCAAGCCACTCCTTTCTTCTGATTTTAGGAAACCCTAAGTTAAGACAGGCCTCTCTTTTGGTGGCAGCTAAGGTATGGGCTAAACGTTGAGAAACTCACAATTTCATAAGCCATTCAGACCACAGATTATTGAATATTGTAGACAGAAATGGGAGTCTATAaggagtttaaaaatattttatactttcccTGGTTTCTTCTATTGTGAAGGTGGtcactacaatttttaaaaattcttctctaTAATAGCATCTTACCTAagaatattatgtatttatgACATATATTTCTACATTATTAGGAATTTGAAACTTATTTGAGGAAATCATTGGTAGATTCTactgtaaattaaaaacatatactaCAGCATACTTAGATGTTAATTGTAAATCTACAGTCTTTTGTCTGGCAATGGCTCTTCAATTCTAAATCACTC
The Rhinopithecus roxellana isolate Shanxi Qingling chromosome 10, ASM756505v1, whole genome shotgun sequence DNA segment above includes these coding regions:
- the TAS2R13 gene encoding taste receptor type 2 member 13, translated to MESALSSILTLVIIAEFVIGNLSNGFIVLINCIDWVSKRQLSSVDKILIFLAISRIGLIWEILVSWFLALHYLAIFVSGTGLRIMIFSWVVSNHFSLWLATILSIFYLLKIASFSSPAFLYLKWRVNQVILMILLGTLVFLFLNLIQINIHIKDWLDQYERNTIWNFSMSGFPTFSVPVKFTMTMFSLTPFTVALISFLLLSFSLWKHLQKMQLNYKGHRDPRTKAHINALKIVISFLLLYASFFLCILISWISELYQNTLIHMLCQTIGVFYPSSHSFLLILGNPKLRQASLLVAAKVWAKR